The following proteins are encoded in a genomic region of Reichenbachiella sp.:
- a CDS encoding FecR family protein gives MEEQLVKYFSGNLSRDEARKIEEWRSESDKNASEFLEYHLAWKFSNEQEVNKSAALNAVMNRIEAIEGANEELQGHGFKTYLKYAAIAVLGIGLMFFGKDKILDSGNQIAIEASENLEIITLPDGSVVTLSQNSVLTYNEKFDGETRNVDLQGKAFFDIRRDETKPFIVNTDKSKIEVLGTSFLVNTLAMNSSTEVIVKTGKVAVSKKKSKVANTVQLVAGEVGRLVEDAVGFEKSTIEDYNYLAWKTKLVEFEDQDLQSVLGTLEEVYGVKISVSNEKIHNCKVSAKFDNQPVESVLEILSRTFNLELTKSGTSQFSLSGEGCIVVQ, from the coding sequence ATGGAAGAGCAGTTAGTAAAATATTTTTCAGGAAACCTCTCAAGAGATGAGGCTAGAAAAATTGAAGAGTGGAGAAGTGAGAGTGATAAGAATGCTTCTGAGTTTCTAGAGTATCATTTGGCGTGGAAGTTCAGTAATGAGCAAGAAGTAAATAAGTCTGCGGCATTGAATGCTGTGATGAATAGAATTGAAGCAATCGAAGGGGCAAATGAAGAGCTACAGGGTCATGGTTTTAAGACCTATCTGAAATATGCGGCCATTGCAGTATTGGGTATTGGATTGATGTTCTTTGGAAAAGACAAAATTTTAGATTCAGGAAATCAAATTGCTATTGAAGCTTCTGAGAATCTTGAAATTATCACTTTGCCTGATGGGTCTGTAGTGACATTGAGTCAAAATTCAGTTTTGACTTATAATGAAAAATTTGATGGTGAAACAAGAAACGTAGATCTTCAAGGAAAGGCCTTTTTTGATATACGAAGAGATGAGACTAAGCCATTTATAGTTAATACGGACAAATCTAAAATTGAAGTTTTGGGCACATCATTTTTGGTTAATACGCTTGCTATGAACTCGAGCACCGAGGTGATTGTGAAAACTGGAAAAGTAGCTGTAAGCAAAAAGAAGAGTAAAGTTGCAAATACAGTGCAACTAGTGGCAGGAGAAGTAGGTCGATTGGTTGAAGATGCTGTCGGTTTTGAAAAATCAACTATTGAGGATTATAATTACCTTGCATGGAAGACCAAGTTGGTGGAGTTCGAAGATCAGGACCTACAAAGCGTTTTGGGGACTTTAGAAGAAGTATATGGAGTGAAAATTTCAGTCTCGAATGAAAAAATTCATAACTGTAAGGTTTCTGCAAAGTTTGATAATCAACCGGTTGAATCGGTACTTGAAATCTTGAGTCGAACATTTAATCTTGAATTAACCAAATCAGGTACAAGCCAATTTTCACTTTCAGGTGAGGGTTGTATTGTTGTTCAATAG
- a CDS encoding High-affnity carbon uptake protein Hat/HatR, with the protein MSEKELEIGQEQQADITQFVDPFPGLRPFGIEESHLFFGREGQSDEVLMKLSENKFVGILGASGSGKSSLMYCGLIPTLYGGFMTQAGSNWRIVVTRPGGGPIDNLAEALLKKDQVYNDLDDEEQLIRKTITSTVLRSSSLGLIEAVKQLKSSDQENVLVLVDQFEELFRYKKLETLSSDLDESSAFVNLLLEAVHQYDAPIYVALTMRSDFIGDCAAFPDLTQMINDSHYLIPQMTRDQKRLAIEGPVAVGGGKIAPRLTQQLLNDVGDNPDQLPILQHALMRTWQFWKEYKKEGEPMDLKHYNAIGTLREALSQHANEAFDSLSKREQQICESMFKALTERGTETSGIRRPTKLSTIAAISGVNEEEVTRVVDKFREPGRTLLMPPHGIRLDSDTVIDISHESLMRIWTRLKSWLDEESRSAEMYLKLAESAERFQLGRAGLWKMPDLQLALNWQEENKPTLVWGQRYDPAFERTMVFLETSKKAYETEQRNKELLQKRALQRSRIVAMVLGFAMLVCIFFVVFANIKAEEATKQTLLAELNLKKAEENEAKALEQEKKATEAAARALIEQRRAEEEKEKADIARQQAELEKQKAEEQRKLAVQAQARAVEQQKLAEANAEEAKKQTKLAEDNANRAELARLQAQALRYQAIANSMAIKSKGIDDDVEQKALIARQAWKFDKEHGVKDYNADIYSGVYYAYKELLFTDSTDIFNHYKGHVAGNAVRSVRFANDGDHLFSAGSDGKLLFWDMTNDKKTSKVLIDNNAVNRVVDLDPNERWLAVGSEDDQILLYDLKNKGGEPKALSGHSGTVFDLVFLANEKGFISSSGDKVIRMNNFKTNTEIARVASRVKALALSPDGRYLAGGSESGSVYLWDLENENEEKSLYIKDGAPVHAISFNKKGDIIAIGDEEGDVILWDMKEGKQIRRLTGHSAKITDLEFSEDNSLLASTSFDGTARVWVMEYLNDLPLILDDHGTGRGSKKWVWSAAFSPDGKTLMTGAGDGIIRYWPTRPDEMAEKICGDPKVAHNLSDNSWRAYVGAGIDYEETCEGKPKREDNQ; encoded by the coding sequence ATGAGCGAAAAAGAATTAGAAATCGGACAAGAACAACAAGCTGATATTACGCAGTTTGTTGACCCATTTCCAGGCCTAAGGCCTTTTGGAATAGAGGAGAGTCATTTATTCTTTGGCCGTGAAGGACAAAGCGATGAGGTACTGATGAAGCTCTCTGAGAATAAATTTGTTGGTATTCTTGGAGCGTCTGGTAGTGGCAAGTCTTCTTTAATGTATTGTGGTTTGATTCCTACACTTTATGGAGGATTCATGACGCAAGCAGGGTCTAACTGGCGAATTGTGGTTACCCGCCCTGGTGGTGGTCCCATCGACAATTTGGCGGAGGCTCTATTAAAGAAAGATCAGGTGTATAATGATCTTGATGATGAGGAACAACTGATTAGAAAGACTATTACCTCGACGGTACTTCGAAGTAGTTCTCTGGGTTTAATAGAAGCGGTAAAACAGCTAAAATCATCTGATCAAGAAAATGTCTTGGTTCTTGTCGATCAGTTTGAAGAGCTTTTTAGATATAAAAAATTAGAGACCTTGTCTTCAGATTTGGATGAATCTTCGGCATTTGTAAATCTGCTGTTAGAAGCAGTTCATCAATACGATGCACCGATCTATGTGGCGCTGACTATGCGTTCTGATTTTATTGGTGATTGTGCGGCTTTCCCAGATCTTACCCAAATGATCAACGACAGTCACTATTTGATCCCTCAAATGACAAGAGATCAAAAGCGATTGGCTATTGAAGGTCCTGTGGCTGTTGGAGGAGGTAAAATAGCCCCTCGTTTGACTCAGCAGTTACTTAATGACGTAGGAGACAATCCGGATCAGCTACCAATTTTGCAACATGCCTTAATGCGTACTTGGCAATTCTGGAAAGAATATAAGAAAGAAGGCGAACCAATGGACCTAAAGCATTACAATGCAATAGGTACGTTGAGGGAAGCACTTTCTCAGCATGCGAATGAAGCTTTTGATTCGCTGTCTAAACGTGAGCAGCAAATATGCGAATCTATGTTTAAGGCATTGACCGAAAGAGGTACGGAGACGTCCGGAATTAGACGTCCGACGAAACTGTCTACTATTGCCGCCATTTCTGGTGTGAATGAAGAAGAAGTAACTCGTGTAGTAGATAAGTTCCGTGAACCTGGTAGGACGCTATTAATGCCCCCACATGGGATTAGATTGGATTCGGATACTGTAATTGATATTTCTCATGAATCATTGATGAGGATCTGGACGAGATTAAAATCTTGGTTGGATGAGGAATCAAGATCTGCTGAGATGTATTTGAAATTGGCGGAATCTGCTGAGCGTTTTCAGTTAGGTAGAGCTGGTCTGTGGAAGATGCCTGATCTACAATTGGCACTCAACTGGCAAGAAGAAAACAAGCCGACCTTAGTTTGGGGACAGCGTTATGATCCAGCCTTTGAGCGAACAATGGTTTTCTTGGAAACCAGTAAAAAGGCGTACGAAACTGAACAGCGAAATAAGGAGCTCTTACAAAAAAGAGCGCTACAGCGATCAAGGATTGTTGCCATGGTGCTAGGTTTTGCTATGTTGGTGTGTATTTTCTTTGTAGTGTTTGCAAACATCAAGGCGGAGGAAGCAACTAAGCAGACTTTGTTGGCAGAATTAAACTTGAAGAAGGCTGAGGAAAACGAGGCGAAAGCTCTAGAACAGGAAAAGAAAGCTACAGAGGCAGCAGCTAGAGCGCTTATTGAGCAAAGAAGAGCTGAGGAAGAAAAAGAAAAAGCAGATATTGCTCGACAGCAAGCGGAACTTGAAAAGCAAAAAGCAGAAGAGCAAAGAAAGCTAGCAGTTCAAGCTCAGGCCAGAGCAGTCGAACAACAAAAATTAGCTGAGGCAAATGCCGAAGAGGCTAAAAAGCAAACTAAACTTGCTGAGGATAACGCCAATCGTGCTGAGCTAGCTAGGCTACAGGCGCAAGCGCTTCGTTATCAGGCAATTGCCAACTCTATGGCGATTAAATCCAAAGGTATTGATGATGATGTGGAGCAAAAAGCATTGATTGCAAGACAAGCTTGGAAATTTGATAAGGAACATGGGGTGAAGGATTATAATGCTGATATTTACTCTGGTGTATATTATGCTTATAAGGAGCTATTGTTTACTGATTCCACAGACATATTCAACCATTATAAAGGGCATGTGGCTGGTAATGCTGTACGTTCCGTAAGGTTTGCTAATGATGGAGATCATTTGTTCTCAGCAGGAAGTGATGGGAAGCTCTTGTTTTGGGATATGACCAATGACAAAAAGACGAGCAAGGTTCTTATAGATAATAATGCAGTTAATCGAGTAGTAGATTTGGATCCAAATGAACGCTGGCTGGCCGTAGGTAGCGAGGATGATCAGATTTTACTCTACGATTTGAAAAATAAAGGAGGGGAGCCAAAAGCCTTATCAGGTCATTCAGGGACAGTATTTGATTTGGTGTTTTTAGCAAATGAAAAAGGATTTATCTCTTCTTCTGGTGACAAAGTTATTCGGATGAATAACTTCAAGACCAATACTGAAATAGCGAGAGTCGCTTCAAGAGTTAAAGCATTGGCTTTGAGCCCTGATGGCAGATACCTAGCTGGTGGTAGTGAGTCTGGAAGCGTTTATCTCTGGGATCTTGAAAATGAAAACGAAGAAAAATCACTTTATATCAAGGATGGAGCTCCAGTACATGCTATTTCCTTCAATAAGAAAGGAGATATCATAGCCATTGGAGATGAGGAAGGTGATGTGATTCTTTGGGATATGAAAGAAGGAAAGCAAATTAGAAGGTTAACTGGACATTCAGCTAAAATTACTGATCTAGAATTTAGTGAAGATAATTCGTTGTTGGCTTCAACTAGTTTTGATGGTACAGCACGAGTATGGGTGATGGAGTACCT
- a CDS encoding HEAT repeat domain-containing protein translates to MLQSFLAFLGGEPGEEKPMLLLLGQGFFMGVFIASLTVGAEALFVSTVGEHYLAEAFFLSGALGIISAGLYVQFQKKINFSTLLLSIYFLVFLFIASIRFAFWYTDYRTDHLGFHYLPFILFVMMGPLISITVLSFWGVFGRIWDLKQAKRIIGGIDTGQLVATMIAFFSIPILSALGLINETHDLLLMSTIAAFGILVFAIWIVKDFNLDSATKVRPTDAKVRKVTYLDLIKDKYLRMLCVFMVFSMASAVFANFVYLSATEIMYPDETELRTFLSFTNGIVMLLSFIIQSFINDIIIGRYGLRVSLMVMPLILALFTLGAIFSGHLFVYDIKTDDFLFFFIFLVVGKVFTSSLKDALENPAFKLFFLPFDVKIRFDIQSRVEGVVNEIAVLSAGALQIALGTLTFFKLIHYAYFIMVLAGLIIFYAGKLYVEYKKELKKTLEDQKSKLQGSGTRNDHNTVNVLKNELRKRNPERILNALKLLERMEPIMLDYSLLDFIRSEHKHIRIYAYQRLNELKSFNTLEILAREIRKEEDEDVKRIGIETIKALKEMVDYELTEVGIKKLVRSTDIQDRIYAARSLAKLEDDKFVPFLVELLRDINPAVRKAAMVSAGKLKRPEFWSILIENLHLPAYSNVADSALISSGETMFHAIDSAFYKTGQELDAMIRIMQIFGKVGGKQAIEMLWKKIDFPDKNIISELLLSLSFIGFEAKDFHAARIKLAIDSTISDLTWNIKALLEIPRDDAFDKFIVQAFEEENKKNYEHLFMLLAMIYDAQSIKLVRDNIEVGTTDSVSFGIEMLGIFVDEILRPKLTAVLDDDDPKDKLVKLHDFYPPESFEDYSDLLLQIVNRDYNNINKWTKCLAMYKLTLMRGQRVTDDLIANLFNPDDTMVQTAAAVIYKLDQDQYQYHTKRLKGSVKKKLDKAIVPPVFKSNEEKFHQKLLIIERAILLKQIPSFMDIPGVILLDLAKRFEEIMVEPNTTIMEMGDSGDAPVYIVIKGKLKATYENGDVKDLEKKDIIGHKLILASDASPYSLVSDTESLLLTIEKGELYDAVSRNIEMVDGILTIVNEAEIAEEVEESIFH, encoded by the coding sequence TTGCTACAATCATTTCTAGCGTTTCTTGGCGGTGAACCCGGAGAAGAAAAACCAATGCTTCTCCTGCTTGGTCAGGGATTCTTCATGGGTGTTTTTATTGCCAGCTTAACAGTTGGAGCGGAAGCTTTGTTTGTTTCTACTGTAGGAGAGCACTACTTGGCAGAAGCTTTCTTTCTTTCGGGAGCATTGGGAATCATTAGTGCGGGATTGTACGTGCAATTCCAGAAGAAAATTAACTTTTCCACTCTTTTACTTTCAATTTACTTTTTAGTCTTCCTGTTTATAGCGAGTATCAGATTTGCTTTTTGGTATACAGATTATAGAACTGACCATTTAGGGTTTCACTATTTGCCATTTATACTTTTCGTAATGATGGGACCTCTAATCTCTATTACTGTATTGTCTTTTTGGGGTGTTTTTGGTAGAATTTGGGATCTGAAGCAAGCCAAAAGAATTATTGGAGGTATTGATACAGGACAATTGGTAGCGACTATGATCGCTTTCTTCTCCATTCCAATTTTGTCTGCCTTGGGTTTGATCAATGAGACCCATGATCTGCTTTTGATGTCAACGATAGCTGCTTTTGGAATTTTGGTTTTTGCTATTTGGATAGTTAAAGATTTTAATTTGGATTCTGCCACCAAAGTGAGGCCTACTGATGCCAAAGTAAGAAAAGTCACTTATTTAGACTTGATCAAAGATAAATACCTAAGAATGCTTTGTGTGTTTATGGTATTCTCAATGGCCTCAGCAGTTTTTGCAAACTTCGTCTATTTATCAGCCACGGAGATTATGTACCCTGATGAAACAGAGCTAAGGACATTTTTATCATTTACGAATGGTATTGTTATGCTTCTTAGTTTCATCATTCAGAGTTTTATCAATGATATTATCATTGGCAGGTATGGTCTACGTGTTTCTTTAATGGTGATGCCATTGATCCTTGCACTCTTTACATTAGGAGCAATCTTTTCTGGGCATTTGTTTGTGTATGATATCAAGACAGACGACTTTCTATTCTTCTTTATCTTTTTGGTAGTAGGAAAAGTGTTTACTTCTTCGTTAAAAGATGCTTTGGAAAACCCCGCATTTAAATTGTTCTTCCTACCCTTCGATGTGAAAATTAGATTTGATATTCAATCTAGAGTTGAAGGTGTTGTGAATGAAATTGCTGTCCTCTCAGCTGGTGCACTGCAAATCGCATTGGGTACTTTGACTTTCTTTAAGTTGATCCATTATGCCTACTTCATTATGGTGTTAGCTGGTCTGATTATTTTCTATGCGGGCAAGCTATATGTAGAGTATAAGAAGGAATTGAAAAAGACCTTGGAGGATCAAAAATCGAAACTGCAAGGGTCTGGAACAAGAAATGATCACAATACGGTAAATGTTTTAAAGAATGAATTACGTAAGAGAAATCCCGAGAGGATTTTAAATGCGCTAAAGCTTCTTGAACGTATGGAGCCAATTATGCTGGACTACTCATTGTTGGATTTCATTCGGTCTGAGCATAAGCACATTAGAATTTACGCCTATCAGAGATTGAATGAACTTAAGAGTTTTAATACACTTGAGATTTTAGCAAGAGAGATTAGAAAGGAAGAGGACGAAGATGTCAAACGAATAGGGATTGAGACCATCAAAGCCTTGAAGGAAATGGTGGATTACGAGCTTACTGAAGTGGGAATAAAAAAACTAGTAAGATCTACTGACATTCAGGACAGAATTTATGCAGCTCGGTCATTGGCCAAATTAGAAGATGACAAGTTTGTTCCGTTCCTAGTTGAGCTTTTGCGAGACATCAACCCTGCAGTAAGAAAGGCCGCCATGGTCAGTGCAGGCAAGTTAAAACGACCGGAGTTTTGGTCGATTTTGATAGAAAACCTTCATTTACCCGCATACAGTAATGTAGCTGATTCTGCATTGATTTCTTCTGGAGAAACCATGTTTCATGCCATAGATTCTGCTTTTTACAAAACAGGTCAGGAACTCGATGCCATGATCCGAATTATGCAGATTTTTGGTAAGGTGGGAGGAAAGCAAGCAATCGAAATGCTTTGGAAGAAAATTGACTTTCCAGATAAAAATATTATTTCTGAATTATTACTTTCATTGAGTTTTATTGGCTTTGAAGCCAAAGATTTCCATGCTGCCAGAATAAAACTAGCGATTGATAGTACCATTAGTGATTTGACCTGGAACATTAAGGCTTTGTTGGAAATCCCCAGAGACGATGCCTTTGATAAGTTCATCGTCCAGGCTTTTGAAGAAGAAAACAAAAAGAACTACGAGCACTTGTTTATGCTACTTGCCATGATTTACGATGCGCAAAGTATTAAGCTTGTAAGAGACAATATTGAGGTGGGTACGACAGATAGTGTTTCTTTTGGAATTGAAATGCTAGGGATATTCGTAGATGAAATTCTCCGTCCTAAGCTGACGGCTGTTTTGGACGATGATGATCCAAAAGATAAATTGGTAAAGCTTCATGATTTCTATCCTCCAGAGAGTTTTGAAGATTATTCCGATTTGCTTCTTCAGATTGTAAACAGGGACTATAATAATATCAACAAGTGGACGAAATGTCTGGCGATGTACAAATTGACCTTAATGAGAGGACAGCGTGTAACAGACGACCTAATTGCCAATTTGTTTAATCCTGATGATACGATGGTTCAGACAGCAGCCGCTGTTATTTACAAGTTGGATCAGGATCAATACCAATATCACACCAAACGCTTGAAGGGCTCTGTAAAGAAAAAACTAGATAAGGCGATTGTGCCTCCTGTTTTTAAGTCTAATGAGGAGAAATTCCATCAAAAACTATTAATTATAGAGCGGGCCATTTTGCTTAAGCAAATACCGTCTTTCATGGATATCCCAGGAGTAATCCTTTTGGATTTGGCCAAAAGATTTGAGGAAATAATGGTTGAGCCTAACACCACCATAATGGAGATGGGGGATTCAGGTGATGCTCCCGTTTATATTGTAATTAAAGGGAAATTGAAGGCCACTTACGAAAATGGTGATGTTAAGGATTTAGAGAAAAAGGATATTATAGGACATAAACTAATCCTTGCATCGGATGCTAGCCCATATTCCTTGGTATCAGACACAGAGAGTTTACTGCTCACAATAGAGAAAGGTGAGTTGTACGATGCTGTATCAAGAAATATAGAAATGGTGGATGGAATTTTAACCATCGTTAATGAAGCAGAAATTGCAGAAGAAGTAGAAGAATCAATATTCCATTAA
- a CDS encoding NupC/NupG family nucleoside CNT transporter: MKKIFAVLSLIVALSGNVSAQNNYQADSISQISETVADEAIQEVEPTIIEAETSSSDKANILSLDGGQEEPSSIWTILRGLLGMAVLIFIAWVFSTDRKAISWKVVGAGLIIQLGLALSILHIPLVRGLFEIVGRVFTKILDFTKIGSEFLFRGFMDIESYGFVFALQILPTVIFFSAITSVLFYLGIIQRVVYALAWLMTKAMKLSGAESLSVAGNIFLGQTEAPLMIKAYLDRMNKSEMLLVMTGGMATVAGGVLAAYIGFLGGDDPVQRLLFAKHLLAASIMAAPGAVVISKVLIPQTENINENVEVSHVNVGSNLLDAMSNGTTEGLKLALNIGAMLLVFFAFLAMVNFGLGEVGSWFGLNEWIANATGGNYSALSFEFLFGYLFAPIMWLIGVASEDITLVGRLLGEKLIASEFVGYESLARLKGEGAFASSKSIIMSTYMLCGFANFASIGIQIGGIGGLAPSKRVLLSELGLRALLGGTLASLLSATIVGMLL; the protein is encoded by the coding sequence ATGAAGAAAATATTTGCAGTATTGAGTCTAATTGTTGCCCTTTCGGGTAACGTATCGGCTCAAAATAATTATCAAGCTGATTCAATAAGTCAAATTAGTGAGACGGTAGCTGATGAGGCGATACAAGAAGTTGAGCCAACTATTATTGAAGCTGAAACTTCAAGTAGTGACAAGGCAAATATATTGTCATTGGATGGGGGTCAGGAGGAGCCCTCTAGTATATGGACCATATTAAGAGGTCTTTTGGGAATGGCAGTGTTAATTTTTATTGCCTGGGTTTTTAGTACAGATCGAAAAGCAATTTCATGGAAAGTAGTAGGCGCAGGTCTGATTATTCAATTGGGTTTGGCTCTATCCATTTTGCATATTCCGCTAGTACGAGGCTTGTTTGAAATTGTAGGGCGAGTTTTTACCAAAATCCTAGATTTCACCAAAATTGGGAGTGAGTTCTTGTTTCGAGGATTTATGGATATCGAGTCCTATGGATTTGTTTTTGCTTTACAAATTCTGCCTACCGTTATCTTTTTCTCTGCTATTACGAGTGTATTGTTTTACCTGGGAATTATTCAACGGGTAGTTTATGCTTTAGCTTGGTTGATGACCAAAGCAATGAAATTAAGTGGGGCAGAGAGTTTAAGTGTGGCTGGGAATATTTTTCTTGGTCAAACGGAGGCACCCTTAATGATTAAAGCCTATCTAGATCGTATGAATAAATCTGAAATGCTGTTGGTGATGACTGGTGGCATGGCCACAGTTGCAGGTGGAGTGTTAGCTGCTTATATAGGGTTTCTTGGTGGTGATGATCCGGTTCAGCGCTTGCTTTTTGCCAAGCATCTATTGGCTGCATCAATTATGGCAGCACCCGGTGCTGTAGTTATTTCAAAGGTCTTGATTCCTCAAACAGAGAATATCAATGAGAATGTGGAAGTCAGCCATGTCAACGTGGGAAGTAATTTATTAGACGCCATGTCCAATGGAACCACAGAAGGGCTTAAACTAGCATTGAATATTGGGGCTATGTTGTTAGTGTTCTTTGCTTTTCTCGCTATGGTTAATTTTGGTTTGGGTGAAGTAGGTTCTTGGTTTGGGTTAAATGAATGGATAGCTAATGCCACTGGAGGAAATTACTCTGCTTTGAGTTTTGAATTTTTGTTTGGATACCTATTTGCTCCAATTATGTGGTTAATTGGCGTAGCCTCAGAAGATATTACACTTGTAGGACGTTTATTAGGAGAGAAGTTGATAGCAAGTGAATTTGTCGGTTATGAAAGTTTGGCTCGATTAAAAGGCGAAGGAGCTTTTGCTAGTAGTAAGTCAATCATTATGTCAACTTATATGCTCTGTGGATTCGCTAATTTTGCCTCTATAGGCATTCAAATAGGTGGAATCGGAGGATTGGCGCCATCTAAACGAGTTTTACTGTCTGAGCTAGGGTTAAGAGCTTTGTTAGGCGGTACATTGGCATCATTGCTCTCAGCTACCATCGTGGGGATGCTGCTTTGA
- the pckA gene encoding phosphoenolpyruvate carboxykinase (ATP): protein MQQYGLIPTTNGIETSGIKKAESIHWNLTPAELVEEAIKNNEGRITDTGALMCDTGKFTGRSPKDRFIVEDAKTKDTVWWGNVNIPFSEDQFDKLHQKMISFLEDKKLYVRDAYAGADKTYRLNLRVINTLAWQNLFCNNMFLRPEQYKLKEFDPNFTIICAPEFEADPEVDGTRQSNFAVINLTKRIILIGGTAYAGEMKKGIFSVLNYILPEERGVLSMHCSANIGKKHHDTAIFFGLSGTGKTTLSADPNRGLIGDDEHGWTEDNVFNFEGGCYAKVIDLTREKEPEIYDAIKFGAIVENTRFHENTSTVDYANVSVTENTRTAYPINHISNAVVPSIGGIPKNIFFLTCDAFGVIPPVSKMTKGQAMYHFISGYTAKVAGTEAGITEPQTAFSACFGAPFLPLHPTKYAEMLGEKMEKYDVNVWLINTGWTGGPYGVGSRMKLKYTRAMITAALNGTLDNVGFRTHSIFGVQIPLTCPDVPSEVLSPRETWKNDQGYYKKANDLARQFVENFKKYSDFANDEIMGGEPVPNPKYD, encoded by the coding sequence ATGCAGCAATATGGATTGATACCAACTACAAATGGTATCGAAACTTCTGGCATTAAAAAAGCCGAAAGCATACACTGGAATCTCACTCCTGCCGAACTAGTTGAGGAGGCCATCAAGAACAACGAAGGACGAATCACAGATACAGGAGCCCTTATGTGCGACACTGGTAAATTTACCGGCCGCTCTCCAAAAGATCGATTTATCGTAGAAGATGCCAAAACGAAAGATACCGTATGGTGGGGAAATGTAAACATCCCTTTTTCCGAGGATCAATTTGATAAACTGCATCAAAAAATGATCTCCTTCTTAGAGGATAAAAAACTCTATGTCAGAGATGCGTATGCTGGAGCGGATAAAACCTATAGGCTGAATTTAAGAGTCATTAACACACTGGCTTGGCAGAACTTGTTTTGCAATAACATGTTCCTGAGACCCGAGCAATATAAGCTCAAAGAGTTCGACCCTAACTTCACCATTATTTGTGCCCCAGAATTCGAAGCTGACCCTGAAGTTGACGGTACACGACAGAGTAACTTTGCGGTAATTAATCTTACCAAAAGAATCATTCTTATCGGCGGCACGGCTTATGCTGGCGAGATGAAGAAGGGCATTTTCTCTGTACTCAACTACATTCTTCCTGAGGAAAGAGGCGTACTATCCATGCATTGCTCCGCCAATATTGGCAAAAAACATCATGACACTGCCATCTTCTTTGGGTTGTCTGGAACAGGTAAAACTACCCTATCTGCCGATCCAAACAGAGGTTTGATTGGAGATGATGAGCATGGATGGACTGAAGACAATGTTTTCAACTTTGAAGGCGGTTGTTATGCTAAGGTGATTGATCTCACGAGAGAAAAAGAACCAGAGATCTATGATGCGATTAAGTTTGGTGCTATCGTTGAAAACACTAGATTTCACGAAAATACAAGTACCGTTGACTATGCCAACGTTTCGGTTACCGAAAACACGAGAACTGCATACCCGATTAACCACATATCAAATGCAGTAGTACCATCAATTGGCGGTATTCCTAAGAACATTTTCTTTTTAACTTGTGATGCTTTTGGCGTGATTCCTCCAGTCTCTAAAATGACTAAAGGACAAGCCATGTACCACTTCATATCAGGCTATACCGCTAAGGTAGCAGGCACTGAAGCAGGAATCACTGAGCCTCAAACAGCTTTTAGTGCATGTTTTGGAGCTCCATTTCTTCCTTTGCACCCTACTAAGTATGCAGAAATGCTTGGTGAGAAAATGGAGAAATACGACGTGAATGTTTGGTTAATTAACACAGGCTGGACTGGTGGGCCTTACGGTGTTGGTTCAAGAATGAAACTTAAATACACAAGAGCTATGATCACTGCTGCGTTGAATGGCACACTAGACAACGTGGGATTCAGAACTCACTCTATTTTCGGGGTTCAAATTCCTTTGACTTGTCCAGATGTCCCATCTGAAGTATTAAGCCCAAGAGAGACCTGGAAGAACGATCAAGGCTACTATAAGAAAGCTAATGACTTAGCAAGACAATTCGTTGAGAACTTTAAAAAGTACAGCGACTTTGCCAACGATGAAATAATGGGAGGCGAGCCAGTGCCAAATCCAAAATATGATTGA